From the Juglans microcarpa x Juglans regia isolate MS1-56 chromosome 7D, Jm3101_v1.0, whole genome shotgun sequence genome, the window CCGCATCAGTCATGCCATGTATGAAATTAAAACTGTTTTCTCATCAGCGGGCTGCGATTGAATGGATGTTGCAGCGTGAGCGCGATGCAGAAATTTTTCCACATCCTTTGTACTCAACTTTCTCAACTGAAGATGGATTTAgtttttatgtaaatattgtTTCTGGTGAAATAGTCACTGGGATAGCTCCCACTGTCAAAGATTTCCGTGGGGGTATGTTCTGCGATGAACCTGGCTTAGGTAAGACTATAACTGCTCTTTCACTTATTCTGAAGACACACGGAATGTTGGCAGATCCACCAGATGGGGTACAGGTGATCTGGGGTACACATAATGGCGACAGGAAATGTGGCTATTATGAACTTTGTGGTGATAATGTTACTCTTGGCAACACATTTTTTGACAGAAGGGATGTAAATCAGAAAGTTCGAAAAAACATGGAGGACGGGAACCACTTTTCACCTAAAAGAGCCAGGTTAGTGGTTTTTGATGACCAATTTGCAGGATTTGACAATCCAAGTCCTAGTCAAGGAATAAAAACACCTGTATCTGCATGCTCTGAACAGGCAATGTCCGTGGTTCAATGCTCTAGGGACTTGAGCTGCATCAGGAAAAACCTTCTTTCTACATATGAAGGAGCAATTGGTTTTTCGAGGGAAAGGAAGCTTGGAGATGATTCTAGTAAAGGGAGGCATGCTTCTATTGTTCCAGGAGATTGCTCTCACAAAAAGCAAGATGGTAGGTTATATGGTGTAGCAAAGGGTTGCAAGAGGCCTGCGAAGGTTGCTGCCAATCATCTCGAGTATAATGACACCTGGGTCCAATGTGATGCATGTTACAAGTGGCGGAAGCTTGGAGAAACTAGGGTAGCTGATGCTAGTGCAGCATGGTTTTGTAGTATGAATGCCGATCCTTTATTTCAGTGTTGTAGTGTTCCTGAAGAGTCTTGGGACAATTCCAGCTTGATAAGATACTTACCGGGATTCTACAGCAAAGGAGCCTCTGGGGGCGAGGaacaaaatgttttgttctttaCCAGCGTACTTAGAGAGCACTATCAATTGATTGATTCGGAAACAAAGAAAGCCATAACTTGGTTGGCTAAGCTTTCTTTGGAAAAACTCTCACAAATGGAATCAATTGGCTTACGAAGTCCTTACTTGGGAACTTGTCTTCTGCCTGTTGGAAACATCCATGGTTTCCATAGAATATTTCGAGCATTTGGTCTCgtaaagagagaagaaaagggtATTTGTAGGTGGTATTATCCACGAGATCTTGACAACTTGGCCTTTGATGTGGCTGCTCTCAGGATTGCTCTCTGTGAACCACTGGATTCCATCAGGTTATATTTGTCTAGAGCAACCCTAATTGTTGTGCCGTCAAATCTAGTTGATCATTGGAAAACCCAAATCGAAAAGCATGTCAGTCCTGGTCAGTTACGTGTATTTGTTTGGACTGATAATAGGAAGCCTTCTGCACACTGGCTAGCATGGGATTTTGATATTGTCATAACTACCTTTAATCGTTTAAGTGCAGAGTGGGGCCCCCATAAGAAAAGCGTACTGCTGCAAGTGCATTGGTTTAGAGTCATATTAGATGAGGGACACACCCTTGGCTCAAGTCTGAACTTgacaaacaaattacaaatggcTGTTTCGTTGGTGGCCTCAAATCGGTGGATATTAACGGGAACTCCAACTCCTAACACTCCCAACAGTCAACTGTCACATCTTCAGCCATTGCTTAAGTTCCTTCGTGAGGAAACATTTGGGCATAATCAAAAGTCATGGGAAGCTGGAATTCTTAGGCCATTTGAAGCAGGAATGGAGGAGGGGCGGTCACGTTTGTTGCATTTACTTCGTAAGTGCATGATTAGTGCAAGAAAGTTGGATTTGCAAAATATTCCCCCCTGCATCAAGAAAGTAACTTTTCTCAATTTTACTGAGGGGCATGCAAGAAGTTACAATGAATTAGTAGTTACGGTGCGGCGCAATATACTAATGGCTGATTGGAATGATCCTTCTCATGTTGAGAGTCTACTGAATCCCAAGCAGTGGAAGTTTCGAAGTGCAACTGTCAGGAATGTCAGGCTATCTTGTTGTGTGGCTGGACATATTAAAATGACAGATGCTGGCCAAGATATTCAGGAAACAATGGATGTTTTAGTTGAGAAGGGTCTGGATTCTACTTCAGAAGATTATgcttacataaaatacaatctCCTCTATGGTGGGAACTGCGTAAGGTAATATTTGGGTTTTGAGGCTTCAAAcggcttttcaatttttgttcttGGAAATTTTGGATTACATTTTATCACTAACTGTGGATTACTTTTTGTTTGTTAGATGTAAGGAATGGTGCCGTTTGCCTGTCATTACACCGTGTAGACATCTTTTGTgccttgattgtgttgctttggACAGTGAAAAATGTACCTATCCAGGATGTGGTAATTCATACGAGATGGAGACTCCTGATGTTCTTACCCGGCCAGAAAATCCTAACCCAAAATGGCCTGTCCCCAAAGATCTTATCGAGTTACAACCATCATACAAACAGGCAGGCCTTAGCTATAGGGAGCAGTTGGAATTATATCCAAATTCTACATCTCTTTTATAACAGGTTTTACCAATATATGTTTACAGGATAACTGGGATCCTGATTGGCAATCAACATCAAGCAGTAAAGTCGCTTATCTTGTTCAGAGCTTGAAAGCTTTGCTGGAAGGTAATAGAGAGGTTTCTCACTACACGGCTGAGGGAAAAAACACCAAGTGTATGGACCAGCTACTTTCTTCCTCTCAGATGACTGATGGGAAAATGAGCACAGATACCCAGAAATTTAGTCCGGAGAAAGTTctaattttttctcaatttcttgaGCATATTCATGTCATTGAACAGCAGGTAGTTTTTGTATGCCATAGACTAGGCACAGCTTTGTATGATTGTCCTCATCCAATTGATAGTTTGATGAATTCCATTTCTACGGACAGTTAACTTTTGCAGGTATTAAATTTGCCAGTATGTATAGTCCAATGCATTCTAGCAACAAGGTACGTGTCTCTCTTTCCCCCCCATCTTGTCCGGATGTTGTTCCATGTTCTTGTTTTAATGTTTACTTTGATTAGTTCAGATGAAGGCACTTGCCACGTTCCAGAATGATGCAAGTTGTATGGTACTTTTAATGGATGGGAGTGCTGCTCTGGGGCTTGATTTGAGCTTTGTAACGCATGTGTTCCTAATGGAACCTATTTGGGACAAAAGGTAATGCTTTTTTGTATCATTTatggaaattctttttttttttttcctattaacTTTGAGTTTCTTACCTTTGTAAATGATTgcttaaaaaaagtgagtttctagaccttttttttaagaaaaaagaaatgaaaaagagaatTTCGAGACTGCAAAATGGTCATCCATTTctagatattttcatattttcgaaaggactttttagttttcttttttaaaggctgttaattttcttttacgaAAGAATTGTAGTCAATAATTCATTATTaggaataaattattaaaatttctgTTGGGCTAGTTGAATAAACAATGTATTTTTTCGAAAGAACAGACTTAAATTTGTATTGGATTTGCATTATTTTAAACGATTCTCATTACTTCA encodes:
- the LOC121238477 gene encoding F-box protein At3g54460 — its product is MDDESFPGHKLCGYLYAVLTVNPPPPQPETLNFNARCEIFRDGSEVGFSSDNGVVLYPVDSISNLVPNADVPYSEQCKRKRRVRNIGQVHGSISVVHQLHALVTHKCVKINARVVWVGTRGGDNGETRAVVLVDVYLPMAVWSGGQFPRSGATAGALFRHLSCNWGERMSMLARGEYCIEAYEAEKSIWCLSDCHVLGCKLHYNVTDSSKRRLFELHETFKSLPSVTKKLLPGPSRMMPVDDSHRSGMWEVSDDILIKILAMLGPVDLYRVAATCRHLRSLTASVMPCMKLKLFSHQRAAIEWMLQRERDAEIFPHPLYSTFSTEDGFSFYVNIVSGEIVTGIAPTVKDFRGGMFCDEPGLGKTITALSLILKTHGMLADPPDGVQVIWGTHNGDRKCGYYELCGDNVTLGNTFFDRRDVNQKVRKNMEDGNHFSPKRARLVVFDDQFAGFDNPSPSQGIKTPVSACSEQAMSVVQCSRDLSCIRKNLLSTYEGAIGFSRERKLGDDSSKGRHASIVPGDCSHKKQDGRLYGVAKGCKRPAKVAANHLEYNDTWVQCDACYKWRKLGETRVADASAAWFCSMNADPLFQCCSVPEESWDNSSLIRYLPGFYSKGASGGEEQNVLFFTSVLREHYQLIDSETKKAITWLAKLSLEKLSQMESIGLRSPYLGTCLLPVGNIHGFHRIFRAFGLVKREEKGICRWYYPRDLDNLAFDVAALRIALCEPLDSIRLYLSRATLIVVPSNLVDHWKTQIEKHVSPGQLRVFVWTDNRKPSAHWLAWDFDIVITTFNRLSAEWGPHKKSVLLQVHWFRVILDEGHTLGSSLNLTNKLQMAVSLVASNRWILTGTPTPNTPNSQLSHLQPLLKFLREETFGHNQKSWEAGILRPFEAGMEEGRSRLLHLLRKCMISARKLDLQNIPPCIKKVTFLNFTEGHARSYNELVVTVRRNILMADWNDPSHVESLLNPKQWKFRSATVRNVRLSCCVAGHIKMTDAGQDIQETMDVLVEKGLDSTSEDYAYIKYNLLYGGNCVRCKEWCRLPVITPCRHLLCLDCVALDSEKCTYPGCGNSYEMETPDVLTRPENPNPKWPVPKDLIELQPSYKQDNWDPDWQSTSSSKVAYLVQSLKALLEGNREVSHYTAEGKNTKCMDQLLSSSQMTDGKMSTDTQKFSPEKVLIFSQFLEHIHVIEQQLTFAGIKFASMYSPMHSSNKMKALATFQNDASCMVLLMDGSAALGLDLSFVTHVFLMEPIWDKSMEEQVISRAHRMGATRPIHVETLAMHGTIEEQMVEFLQDADGCRKFLKGEYGKPDCEGPRARRTLHDFAESNYLSQLSFVRTNLKI